The genomic segment CTGTATTTTTCCGCTTTCTTCAATTTTTTGGAGCCAACTTTATCAAGATGGGTATCGAATATTTAAATTGGGATTTCCATTTAATTTTATTACGTATCATGGTTTAGAGGCTCCTGCTTACAACATTCTCATTTTTAAAAATTTCTTTACTTTAACGTCATTTAGATTAGATATATATATATTATGTGTCTTAGCAACCTACTTTTGTCTCATTTTATTAATTAAAATGATAAACCGAATCAAATCTCCCACAACATGATTGTCAACAGATATTGGTAAATTAAAAAACGATCACACCTCAAAATTGAGTTGTGATCGTTTTTTTTAATATAGACGTAAACTAACATTCCATTCATCGTTCATTGTAGCTAGTATATATGTGTCTACCGCCTAAGCAAGAAGAAAAATTCGAAACACTTGTAAAGTAGGGATTACCGTTGGAATGAGAGTAGCTATAATCGTATGCAACATTACAAGTAATAGTTAATGCAGTGCCTCGCTTTATTCAATCTAAGAAATGGAGGCCAATTCATGGAGTAGCAGAATCATTTCGTACAGTCTTGAAATAAAAAAAGAGGCCCCCTGCTAAATGCAAGGGTCCTCTTATGGCCGCTTAATTTCGCGGTGGTTTGATTAAACGGTCTACAATTTGGGTCAGTGTTCTGCTCTGCCGGAGGGGTAACAAAAAAATAGATTGAACGCAAAACAACGCCATGATATAATCGATAGCGTCATTGACAATGCATATAAAGGATGTATCCAATTTTATTCCCACTTTAATTGTACATCTGGAACTTTGATTTGTCAATGCTCTTTTTTATCCCGGAAAAACGGAAAAAGGAGTGTTCACGAGAATGGATACGAAGGATTGGCGGCAAGAACAGGAGAGACTGGAATGGATCAGGAACAAGCTGCAGACGAGGATCGCTGAATTGGAGCCGGAGGTTGCCGGGCTGCGCGATCAAGCTGCGGACATCCGCAAGCGGTTTTGGGAAGAGGTTACGATCAACACAAGCACGCAAGAAGATTTCGAAGAAACCTTCTACACGATTAACCAGCAGTCCGCAGTATTGGCCGAACGGGAGCGGGGCCGCAAGCTATTGGCGCAGCAATGGGACAGCATGAAACGTCTGCATCCCTCTCCTTATTTCGGACGCCTCGACTTTCAGGAGGATGGTCTAGGCTTCAGCGAGCAAATCTATATTGGCGTATCTTCCTTCATTGACGATGACGGTTTGAGCTTTCTGATTTATGACTGGCGTACGCCCATCGCGAGCCTTTACTACGACTACCCCCCCGGCTTGGCGTCTTATGTCACGCCAGCCGGACAAATCGAAGGGACGATGGAGCTCAAGCGACAGTTTCAGATTCAAAGCGGACAAATCTGCAACATGTTTGACGCGAGCGAAACGATCGGAGACGAATTGCTGCAGCAAGTGCTCGGCAAAGGGGCGGACTCGCAAATGAAGAGTATCGTGGCCACCATACAGAGGGAACAAAACATCATCATTCGCAATGAAAAAAGCCGGATGCTTATCGTACAGGGCGCGGCCGGCAGCGGCAAAACATCAGCGGCATTGCAGCGAGTGGCGTATTTGCTGTACAAACATCGCCAGTCGATCAAGGCCGATCAAATCGTTCTTTTTTCGCCGAATCCGATGTTTACCAGTTATATCTCCACTGTCCTACCGGAGCTTGGTGAAGAGAACATACAGCAGACGACCTTTCAAGAATATCTCGACTATTGGTTAGGTTCTTCGTTACGTCCGGAGGATGCCTTTGATCAAATTGAATATGTACTGACCGCACAAGGGGGGCCGGGGTATGAAGCTCGACTTCAGGGGATCGAATATAAAGCTTCCGAAGTTTTCCTTCAAGCCCTGAAGGACTATGGCATATGGTTGGGACAAAAAGGAATGCGATTCAACGGTATCCGGTTTCGGGAACGCGATCTGATTGCCGCAGAGCGAATAAAAGCGAAATTTTACGAATATGACCATTCTCAGCCGTTGCTCAATCGTATCGAACTTTTACAGGAATGGCTGCTGAACGAACTGGCTTTGCTGGAACGTAAGGAGCGGGAAGCGCCATGGGTAGAGGAAGAGATGAATTATCTCGATGCCGAGCAGTACGCGGAAGTTTTCGGAATGCTGCACAAAGATAAGGAAGTATTCGACATTGCAGAACAATATGCCGTAGTCCGCGAGAAAATAAGCAACAAGCTCCGCGAAGATGAAGGCGACTTTGACTTCGCCACAAGGGAGGAGGAGCTGCTCCGCCGAAAAATCGTGAAAGAATGCTTTAAACCGCTAAGGAAAATGGTGAAGAAGCTCTCGTTCGTAGATATGAAAGGCATATATGGCCAACTGTTTGTTGACGAAGCCGCTTATCAAGAAATAACGAACGGGGCTGTCGTCCCGCCGCTGTGGCCTGAAATATGCAGGCAAACGCAGGAATCGCTGCTTCGCAATGAGCTATTCTACGAGGATGCGACTCCATATTTGTATGTAAAAGAACTGATCGAAGGCGTCCGGACGAACAAGGAAATCCGTTATGTGTTCGTAGACGAGGGTCAGGATTATTCGCCGTTTCAATATGAATATTTAAAAAAGCTGTTTCCACGTGCTCGAATGACGGTGCTCGGTGATTTTGGGCAAGCGATCTTTATGCAGGCTACAAGTTTGTCCGCATCCGACTCGCCGCTGGTCCGCCTTTATGGCGAAGCCGAAACAAGCCTTGTCTGCCTTGTACGCAGTTATCGTTCAACTAGGGAAATAGTTGAATTTACGAGATTGATGCTTCCAGGCGGGGAAGAAATTGCTCCTTTTGAAAGGCGAGGCCACAAGCCCCTTCTGACGAGAATGGCTAGCGGTGAGAAGCGTGATTCGCAAATAATGGCAGACATCGCGGCGCTCAGGGCCGAGGGCTTCGATTCCATCGCCGTCATTACGAAGACCGCAGCCGAAAGCCGGGAGGCTCATGACTCGTTGCGGATATTTGGAGACGCAGCACTGCAGCTCATTACGAAGGAGACGCTGGGCTTTGAAAAAGGAGTGATGGTCATTCCCGTGTATCTGGCCAAGGGTGTCGAGTTCGATGCAGTTTTGATCTATGATGCTTCGCCCGAAGCATACGGACAGGAAAACGAACGCAAGCTTCTTTATACGGCTTGTACGCGGGCCATGCATCGGCTTCACCTTTATACGACGGGCAATTGGTCGCCGTTCATGCAGTCATTGCCTGCGAATTTGTATGAGGTAGCAGCAAATTGATGGATCGGGGCAGACGTGTTATAAACCTGGCAAATGTGAATTGCTTAAAGCAATAGAACTGTGTATAATTATTCATTATAAATAATAAATATGCATAGTAAGGGAGAGCTTTATGACATATAAGGTATTTGTTGACGGACAAGAAGGCACGACAGGCTTGAAGATTTTTGAGTATCTGTCTAAGGTGCCGGACATTGAAGTTCTCAGAATTGACACCGACAAAAGGAAAAATCCTGAAGAACGAAGCAAATTCCTTAATAGTGCAGATATCGTATTTCTTTGTCTGCCCGATTCGGCAGCCAAAGAGTCAATTGAGCTTATGAAAAATAACAAAACAAGAATCATTAATACCAGCACTGCTTTTAGAACGGATAAAAGCTGGGTCTATGGTCTGCCTGAGTTGAAAAATCAAAGAGAACTCATACAATCCGCATCGAGAGTCTCCGTTCCAGGCTGTCATGCAACTGGCTTTATTCTTACGATTAGACCGTTAATTGAAGCAGGCATTCTTCCAGAAGATTACCCTGTAACGTGTTATTCCTTGACTGGCTACTCCGGAGCTGGCAAAAGCGGAATAGAGGAATATGAGAATTCAGTATTAGCAGCTGAAAGAAAGCTCCATGTTCCAAGGCATTATGCGCTGCAGCATAATCATAAGCATATCCCTGAGATGTTGATGTATTCAGGACTTTTATCTGAACCATTATTCACGCCCATCAAAGCTAATTATGCACAAGGACTCGCGATGTCAGTCCCCTTAATTAGCAGGATTTTGTCCAAAAACGCTTCTGCAAAAGAGGTACATGAAGCATTGTCCGCGTATTTTGCATCGGAGCGTTTTGTACATGTCATGCCGTACGATTCAGAAGCAAGCCTTGATGAAGGTCACTTCATGATTTCGGAGTGCAATAACACGAACCGATTGGAAATTTTTGTTTTTGGACAAAAGGGCAAGGTGAATATGATTTCAAGGTACGATAATTTAGGAAAAGGTGCATCAGGGGCTGCAGTGCAAAATATGAATCTCATGCTTGGATTGGATGAAGGGAATAGCTTGGTGAACTAATTTCGTTTAGGCAAAATTTTTTTTGCTGTCGAATAATGTTATTTCAATAAAAATGCGGTGGTCCAGCTGTTTTGTTGTTTGAATAGGTCAACCAGAGATTACTGGTTGGCCTATTTTTTCGTCCATGGCAACCGATTTTTCTTATAGTCGGGCAGGTCTAATCGTTTATTATAATTGTACAAGTGCTATTTCCAATTGTAGCTATTGCAATTTTGGAGCATTTCGGTGAAATGCGTAAGCGTGGCATCATCCCACTGAGAAATGCTGGCATAGAAGGCGGATTCTTTTTCCTTCAGAGCTTCTAAGGTTCGTTCCCGTCCTAGCTCAGTTAAACATAAGCGCACGCCGCGGCGATCTTCAGGAGCCGTTTCACTTTGTACGTAGTGGAGCCCCTTTAGCTGGTTGACCTGACGGCTGACGGTGCTGCGGTCCATAGCTGTTGCTTCAGCTAATGCAGTGGCGCTAGTTGCCCCATAGGAAAGAAGCCACCGTACCATTAAAAAAGCGGCGAGCTTGCAATGCAGTCTAGGCTGTGGAAAGAGACTCAGCAATTGCTGAAGCAAAAGGAAGGGATATAAATAACGGGCCAAAGCCGTATATTAGGACTGTTCCGATTTTACCGCAAAAAGCATGACCGCAGCGCTCTCCAAACGCTCAACGAAGATGGAGTAGCGGCGCGACTGAAGCCAGCTTTGTAGCTCATGCAAGCGGAAAGGCTCAATAGCCGCAGCAGTTGGCTGCTTGGCAGCGGCAAATTTTGTTGAGCCTGCTTCTGCTTCGCTATCCTTGCTAATATCGATAATGGCCATTCGTCCTCCAGGCAGCAAAATACGATCCATCTCAGCCAAAGCGAGCAGCTGCTGGGAATCATTCAAATGATGCATTGCAAAGCTGCAAGCGATGAAGGCGCATACTCGATCCGGCAGCGGCAGGGTGAGCAGGTTGCCGAGCTTCGCATCCACATGCGGCAAACGCCGGCGCAAAATGCTCAGCATTTGCGCCGATTGCTCAATAGCTGTTAAGCGTACACCCGCTTCTGCGAGCTTGACAGACAGATTGCCAGTTCCCGCTCCAAGCTCGGCGCCGTACTCGCCTGCAACCGGATCAATCCATTCCAGCATCTTCATTAACGCTTGTTCATAGCTGGAGGGAGTCAGCACCTTTGCCAATACAGCCATTGGGGCAGCCTCGCCATGCTCCAGCGCTAGACGATCATAATCCCAGCGATCATTCCAACTGCTTCGCTGGGAGCGGGAATGCTTCATCTTTTCCGCTGCATCCTCAGCAGCGCCAAGCTCGGGCCTTGCTTGGTCCCGCCATTTGGCTATCGTACCATCAAGCGCCTGCAGCTTTTGCCCCGCTGCGACCCATTCCTCATAGAGGAGAGCCCGCGCACGATCGGCTAATCGCAGAAAATCATCAGGCTGGCGTGCCGTTTGCAGCACCTCGCCAATGGCAGCCAGCGGCATGCCAAGCTCGCGGAGCGCAATAATCCATCGCAGCCGCTCTATATCTTCCTCGCCATACAGGCGATAGCCGTTTTCGCGCGCTTTCGTGGGCGTAACAAGACCTTTTTCCTCATAAAATCGCAGCGTACGCGGAGTTGTATCCAGCAGCCGTGCAGCTTCAAAAACTTTCACCGTCATCCCTCCTTTACTAAGCATGAACCTTTCCCTAACGTAAAGGTCAAGCTTTTGTTAATTGCTCATTCCTTTTACAGCTGGTAACCCGGTAACCCCTTGAAAAAAAGCCGCCTCCGCACGGGTGTGCATCGAGACAGCTCTTAGTCGTAAATATTAGTATGATCCTTAATATAGCCTACCGTTGTAACAGCGCTTTATTTGCGGCCGTTCAACAGCTCCCAGCGATACACGTATTCAAAAATGAACTCAAACGCCTCCAAATGGCGCTTCGCTTCAAACGGGGTCGCTCCCCAAGCATAAATGCCGTGCTTGCGCAGCAAAATGCCGGGAATTTCGGGCTGCAGGCGCTCCGTCACTTCAGGAACGATTTGCGGAATGTTGGCGAAGTTGGACACAATCGGAATGTCGATATGCGCTTCCTCGTCCCAAATATTGAACGCCTTAATTAATTCTACGCCGTCAACCGGCACGGATTTGCGATCCCAGAACCATTCCGAGATGACGCTGTTAAAGACGGTATGCACATGAAAAATAGCACCTGCGCCCGTCTGGCGGTAAATTTCGCAGTGGATCAGCGTTTCCGCCGAAGGCTTCAGCTTAGTCGCTTCGACTGCTTTGCCTTCTTTATCAACGAATAGGTAGTCTTCCGGTGTATGAACCGTCTTATCCTTGCCGCTTGCCGTAATGGCAAAATGGAACTGCTCGGGGTCGAAATCCCCTACGCGCACGGACAGATTGCCGCTTGTGCCAGGGAACCAGCCGCGCGAGGCGAACAGCTCCTTTACTTCACGCAGATCAGCGAGCGCCTTCTGCTTCTGCTCGGTTGTAATTTGCTCAAATGTCATTTCGATTCATCCTTTCCCTTGTCAAGCACGCGAATAATATCATGGAACGTCTCATATTCGGAATGAGGCAGGCCAAGCTCCTGGCATTTCGTCGTCAGGTGCGAGCGGGAAAATACAGTATCCGCCAGCTTTGCGCCTTCAAAGTCCGTCACGCTGTCGCCAATGACAATACGTTCATATTGCTCAGCGGGGAAGCCGCGCATAATCGTCGTTTTGCACATGCCGCATTCATTGCTGCATTGTCCGTCGCAGGGATGCGGCCATGTAATTTCAATATTAGCACCGCTAAAATCGTGGCCATTGCAATAAATATGATCCTGTGGAATATCGAATGGCTCAAGCACCGGATAGACGAAAAAGTCAATGCCGCCGCTTGTCACGTAAAATTCAATATCATTTTTCCGGCAGTAGGAGAGGAACTCGCCAAACCCTTCGCGAATGAGCGCATTCGTAATGCCGAAATGGACAACTTCTTTTTGCATAGAAGAAGGGAGGAGGCGGAACAGCTTGCCTACCCCTTCACGAATGGATATTTGCTGTGAAATCGTCTGCTCCACAATCGGCTCCCAGCCCGGCGGGTTAAAATGGCGGATAATCGCAATAATATTATCGTTTACCGTAATCGTTCCGTCGAAATCGCAGAACACGATGCGTTTTTTTGCTGCTGTCATTCTTTAATCCCCCAAGCGTCAATAGCCGCTTGCAGCGCTTCGCCGCCAGGAGCTGCGGCAGCATCGCGCAGATGAATGCCATTCATCGCTGCATCAATCGCGAGGCGGAAGGCTTGTCCGCCAGCAGCGGTGCCCATCGGATGGCCATGAATGCCTCCGCCAGCGTTGACGACTACATCGGTGCCGAAGTCGCGCAAAATAAGCGGCACGAGACCCGGATGAATGCCAGCGGATGGAACAGGGAAGCTGGTGAGCAGCTCGCTGGATGGGGCAAGCAGCGCTTCCTTGACGGCGAGATTTTCTTCCTTCGGCATGACGACCGAGCCGTAAGGAGAAGGGAACAGCACGAGATCAGCTCCCGCAAGGCGCATAAGCTTGCCCAGAAGCACGGAAGCGCCAATGCCATAGTGCGGCGAAGGATACATCGCGCCTGCCATAGCCGGATGGGCAGCTATCGGTACGCTGATCGACGGATCTTTGCTCAGCTCATGCAGCACATCGTAGCCGTAAGCCAGCACATTAAAGAGCAGGGCGTTAGCTCCAGCAGCAATCGCTTTGCGCGCCTGCGAAGCAAGCTGCGAAGTAGGGCCTGTCAAATTGACGGCATACAGCAGCTTTTGGCCCGTTTCCTGCTGGGCGCGCTCGGCAGCTTCCATACAAGCCTCAACGCGTTTTTCCAGCGGGGTCAGCGGATTTTCAAACAGAATTTCATCGTCTTTAATCAGATCAACGCCGCCAAGCGCCTGCTTATAAAACTGCTCCTGCAAGTTCGCCAGATCATGGCCGACAACAGATTTGAAGATGCTCATCAGCAGCGGACGCTCCTGTACGCCGAGCAGGCCGCGAACGCCCTGCAAGCCAAACTTCGGACCCGGAAAAGCAGAGCCGAACGACTGTGAAACTTCAATATCAATCAGTTTAATGCGTCCGTCCATCGACAGCTTGCCGAAAATCGTAACGAGCAGGGCAGGGATATCGCGGCTGAAATTGATATCTGGATAGGCGATGCGAATATCAGCGTAGCGATTGCCTTCTCCACCTTCATGCACCTCAACGGACAATACTTTGCCGAGATGCTTCTCCATTTCGGATTTGCGCGCTTCCGGCAAATCAGTCCAGCTTCCAACCGTCAGGCCGACGGCAATGGATAACGCCTTTTTATCAAAATCCGCTTTATCGTCAAAGCTGCGGTAGGTAGCAATGCAAAATTCACTCATTATTTCAAGCTCCTTTCAATATCGGCTCCGATTTCGGCTGCGCGTTCGGCGGAACGCTTCATGCCGCTGGCAATTGTCTCAGCCAAACCCTGCTTGCTCATCAGCTCAAGCGCTGCTTGCGTCGTCCCATTCGGGGACGTCACTTTGCGGCGCAATTCGGCAGGCTCCTCGCCAGTTGCACGGACCATTTCCGCAGCTCCAAGCACAGTCTGCGTAACAAGCGCCTTGGCAGCCGTTTCGCTAAGGCCCATTGCCTTCGCTGCATCAATCATCGATTCCATAAAATAATACACATAAGCCGGACCGCTGCCTGATACGCCTGTAATGGCGTCTTGATAGTTCTCCTCAACGACGGAGGTGATGCCGACGGATTGGAAAATAGCTTCCGCCAGCTGCTGCTGCTCCTTCGTCACCGCTTCGGAATAACTGATGCCTGTAGCACCGAGCCCGATCGTGCAGGACGTATTCGGCATCGTGCGTACGATAGGCAGCTTGCGGCCAAGAAGCAGCTCGATCGACGAAATCGATAGTCCGGCAATGACCGAAATAATAAGCTGATGCTCCGAAATAAAAGGCTTAATGCCTGCAATAGCTTCGGCCGCATCTTTTGGCTTCATAGCGAGAAAAATAATATCGGCTTCCTTCAGAAAAGCTTCGTTCGAGGAGCCTTGCAAAATCGTTTGAATGCCATATAGGCTGTTAAGCTCGTTCAAACGATCGGCATTTTGCCGGTTGAGCATTGCAATGCGTCCCGGCTGCGTCAGCTTCTGATTAATCATGCCGCGGGCGATGGCTTCCGCCATGGAGCCTGCGCCGTAGAAAGCGATTTGCAGCGATTGAATGCGATCAATCGTTTTGGTGTCTGTATCTATTGGCATAACGGTTTCCTCCAGTATTTGAAATTATAAAGTGAACGCTTAATTAGCCGCGAATTTGTCCAGAGCCGACAATCCGGTATTTGGTTGATGTGAGCGCAGGCAAGCCCATAGGCCCGCGTGCATGAAGCTTCTGCGTGCTTATGCCAATTTCAGCGCCAAAGCCGAATTCAAAGCCATCCGTGAAGCGAGTGGAAGCATTGTGATAGACGGCAGCCGCATCAATCTCCTGCATAAAGCGGGCTGCATTGCCTGCATCCTCGGTAACGATGCATTCGGAATGCTGTGTCCCGTAGTTGCTAATATGGGCGATGGCCTCATCCAGATTATCTACGATTTTCACGTTCAGAATATAGTCATTATACTCTGTCGCATAATCCTCATTCGTCGCTTGCTTGGCGTGAGGGATAAGCTTCATAACACGTTCGCAGCCGCGAAGTTCCACCTTTGCTGCAGTAAACTGCTCAGCAATGGAGAGAAGCGACTTGCTGGCAAAAGTTTCGTGTACAAGCAGCGTTTCCATGGAGTTGCAGACGGATGGACGCTGGGCTTTGGCATTGAGCGAAATGCTGGCCGCCATCTCCGCGTTTGCGCTCGCATCAATATAAGTATGGCAAATGCCTGCGCCAGTTTCAATGACTGGGACGGTAGCATTTTCAACGACGGTGCGAATGAGCGCAGACCCGCCGCGTGGAATAATGACATCGAGCAGTCCATTCAGCTTGAGCATTTCATTGACCGATGCGCGATCGGAATCTTCAATGAGCTGGAGGGCATCGGCTGGCAATGCCGTCGCCCTAAGCGCTTCACGCAGCACCTCGATAATTTTGCGATTCGATTCAAGTGCTGCCGAGCCGCCGCGGAGCACGACGCAGTTGCTAGTTTTGAGACATAATCCGGCCGCATCGACCGTCACATTCGGACGCGCTTCATAAATGATGCCAATAACGCCGAGCGGAACACGCGATTTTTCAATATGCAGCCCATTCGGACGATCGAACTGCTCCAGCAGCTCGCCAACTGGGTCCGGCAGATCAGCGATTTCACGGAGCGCTTGGGCAATTGCTTCAATTCTTGCCTCATCGAGAGCAAGACGGTCGAGCAGGGAGCGGCTAGTGCCGGCTGCTTCTCCATTTTGCAAATCGAGCTTGTTCGCATCAATAATATCAGATGTATGCGTAATTAAAGCGTCAGCGATCGTAAGCAGCGCCGCATTTTTCTGGTCGGTCGTTACGGTGTTCATAATACTGGCAGCACGTTTTGCCAATGTGGCTTTTTCGACGACTTCGCTTGTCATAGGTTTATTCCTCCTAAAAATAAGTATTGAAAAACGACTGGCCCTATTTATGAACAAGGGCTTATTTTAATGAAACCCATTCATCCCGGTGGATGACTTCGATCCGGCTCACGTCAATTCTGCGCTTCACTTCTTCGCTGCCAAGCCCGGCTGCGGCCTTAGCCTGCCAAGCAGCGTAATTGACGACGCCGCGCCCAATCGTTTCGCCGCCAGCGCTAAGCACCTCCACAATATCGCCGGGATGGAAATCGCCGCTGCTGCCTGTAATGCCGGCAGGGAGGAGGCTTTTGCCCCCTGTAAGCAGCGCAAGCTCAGCTCCTGCATCGACTGTAATCGTGCCTTGAGGCATCGAGTGGAAGCCCAGCCATTGCTTCTTCATCGGCAGGCTATGCATCTCCGTATCGAAATACGTGCCTTTGCCGGAGCCGCTTGTCGCAAGCGACAGATCTCCGGGCTGCTGCACTTTCCCGATAAAAGCGGGTACGCCGCCGCGCATGGCAATTCGGGCGGCTTCAATTTTGGAGCGCATCCCGCCCGTTCCGACTGCTGAGCCGGCACCGCCGGCGAATTTCATAATGTCTGCGGAAATGCTGCCGACTCGCTCGATTTTGACTGCTTGCGGATTTTTCCGCGGATCTTCCGTATACAAGCCATCCATATCCGTAATAATAATGAGCTGTCCGGCTTTCGTCATTGTTGCGACCAGTGCTGACAAATTGTCATTGTCGCCAAATTTCAGCTCATCGGTTGCGACGGTATCGTTCTCGTTAATAATCGGTATCGTGCGCAGCCTGAGCAGCTCTTCAATGGTCATCAAAGCGTTCTGAATTCGCTTGCGGTTAGAGAAGTCTGCCCGCGTCAGCAAAATTTGTGCTGCTCCGATACCGAACTGGCTAAAAGCTTCCTGATAAGCTTGCATGAGCAGCGCTTGCCCGACTGCGGCGGCCGCTTGCTTCTCGTGAACCGCTTTGGGCCGTGACTCATAGCCAATTTGGCGAAAGCCTGCGGCAACGGCACCGGAGGTGACTAATATGACCGAGCAGCCTGCTGCATGCAGCGCGGCAAGCTCGGAGACGAAATAAGCGATGCGTTCCTTGTTCAGTCCGCCTTCCTCGGAGGTTAGCGAGCTGCTGCCGATTTTTACAATGATTCGTTCCGCCATTTTCCCATCATCCCATTTCCTGACAAAATAAAAAAGACTCCCGTCCGTAAAGGACGAAAGTCTTATATGCTTCCGCGGTACCACCTTAATTGACTGTAGGCCGGTTAAGGCAAACAATCCTGCTTGGGCCTCGTAACAGGAGGTGCTGTCCGATTCATCATCGGCCGTTCAGGGGCAGGTTCAGCGAGCAGTCGAGGTAAATTCTTGCAGCCTCTGGAATTCACTCTCTGGGCACGACCTAGTCAAGCTTACTGGTCCCGTCATAACGTTTCATGTTCAGTTGATGTAAGCATATCATGATCGACGGGTGCTGTAAAGAGAGGCATTTGCAGGCGGTTAGGCTT from the Paenibacillus sp. BIHB 4019 genome contains:
- the helD gene encoding RNA polymerase recycling motor HelD, which gives rise to MDTKDWRQEQERLEWIRNKLQTRIAELEPEVAGLRDQAADIRKRFWEEVTINTSTQEDFEETFYTINQQSAVLAERERGRKLLAQQWDSMKRLHPSPYFGRLDFQEDGLGFSEQIYIGVSSFIDDDGLSFLIYDWRTPIASLYYDYPPGLASYVTPAGQIEGTMELKRQFQIQSGQICNMFDASETIGDELLQQVLGKGADSQMKSIVATIQREQNIIIRNEKSRMLIVQGAAGSGKTSAALQRVAYLLYKHRQSIKADQIVLFSPNPMFTSYISTVLPELGEENIQQTTFQEYLDYWLGSSLRPEDAFDQIEYVLTAQGGPGYEARLQGIEYKASEVFLQALKDYGIWLGQKGMRFNGIRFRERDLIAAERIKAKFYEYDHSQPLLNRIELLQEWLLNELALLERKEREAPWVEEEMNYLDAEQYAEVFGMLHKDKEVFDIAEQYAVVREKISNKLREDEGDFDFATREEELLRRKIVKECFKPLRKMVKKLSFVDMKGIYGQLFVDEAAYQEITNGAVVPPLWPEICRQTQESLLRNELFYEDATPYLYVKELIEGVRTNKEIRYVFVDEGQDYSPFQYEYLKKLFPRARMTVLGDFGQAIFMQATSLSASDSPLVRLYGEAETSLVCLVRSYRSTREIVEFTRLMLPGGEEIAPFERRGHKPLLTRMASGEKRDSQIMADIAALRAEGFDSIAVITKTAAESREAHDSLRIFGDAALQLITKETLGFEKGVMVIPVYLAKGVEFDAVLIYDASPEAYGQENERKLLYTACTRAMHRLHLYTTGNWSPFMQSLPANLYEVAAN
- the argC gene encoding N-acetyl-gamma-glutamyl-phosphate reductase, encoding MTYKVFVDGQEGTTGLKIFEYLSKVPDIEVLRIDTDKRKNPEERSKFLNSADIVFLCLPDSAAKESIELMKNNKTRIINTSTAFRTDKSWVYGLPELKNQRELIQSASRVSVPGCHATGFILTIRPLIEAGILPEDYPVTCYSLTGYSGAGKSGIEEYENSVLAAERKLHVPRHYALQHNHKHIPEMLMYSGLLSEPLFTPIKANYAQGLAMSVPLISRILSKNASAKEVHEALSAYFASERFVHVMPYDSEASLDEGHFMISECNNTNRLEIFVFGQKGKVNMISRYDNLGKGASGAAVQNMNLMLGLDEGNSLVN
- a CDS encoding MarR family transcriptional regulator codes for the protein MVRWLLSYGATSATALAEATAMDRSTVSRQVNQLKGLHYVQSETAPEDRRGVRLCLTELGRERTLEALKEKESAFYASISQWDDATLTHFTEMLQNCNSYNWK
- a CDS encoding MerR family transcriptional regulator, giving the protein MKVFEAARLLDTTPRTLRFYEEKGLVTPTKARENGYRLYGEEDIERLRWIIALRELGMPLAAIGEVLQTARQPDDFLRLADRARALLYEEWVAAGQKLQALDGTIAKWRDQARPELGAAEDAAEKMKHSRSQRSSWNDRWDYDRLALEHGEAAPMAVLAKVLTPSSYEQALMKMLEWIDPVAGEYGAELGAGTGNLSVKLAEAGVRLTAIEQSAQMLSILRRRLPHVDAKLGNLLTLPLPDRVCAFIACSFAMHHLNDSQQLLALAEMDRILLPGGRMAIIDISKDSEAEAGSTKFAAAKQPTAAAIEPFRLHELQSWLQSRRYSIFVERLESAAVMLFAVKSEQS
- the mtnB gene encoding methylthioribulose 1-phosphate dehydratase, which translates into the protein MTFEQITTEQKQKALADLREVKELFASRGWFPGTSGNLSVRVGDFDPEQFHFAITASGKDKTVHTPEDYLFVDKEGKAVEATKLKPSAETLIHCEIYRQTGAGAIFHVHTVFNSVISEWFWDRKSVPVDGVELIKAFNIWDEEAHIDIPIVSNFANIPQIVPEVTERLQPEIPGILLRKHGIYAWGATPFEAKRHLEAFEFIFEYVYRWELLNGRK
- a CDS encoding 2-hydroxy-3-keto-5-methylthiopentenyl-1-phosphate phosphatase translates to MTAAKKRIVFCDFDGTITVNDNIIAIIRHFNPPGWEPIVEQTISQQISIREGVGKLFRLLPSSMQKEVVHFGITNALIREGFGEFLSYCRKNDIEFYVTSGGIDFFVYPVLEPFDIPQDHIYCNGHDFSGANIEITWPHPCDGQCSNECGMCKTTIMRGFPAEQYERIVIGDSVTDFEGAKLADTVFSRSHLTTKCQELGLPHSEYETFHDIIRVLDKGKDESK
- a CDS encoding 2,3-diketo-5-methylthiopentyl-1-phosphate enolase → MSEFCIATYRSFDDKADFDKKALSIAVGLTVGSWTDLPEARKSEMEKHLGKVLSVEVHEGGEGNRYADIRIAYPDINFSRDIPALLVTIFGKLSMDGRIKLIDIEVSQSFGSAFPGPKFGLQGVRGLLGVQERPLLMSIFKSVVGHDLANLQEQFYKQALGGVDLIKDDEILFENPLTPLEKRVEACMEAAERAQQETGQKLLYAVNLTGPTSQLASQARKAIAAGANALLFNVLAYGYDVLHELSKDPSISVPIAAHPAMAGAMYPSPHYGIGASVLLGKLMRLAGADLVLFPSPYGSVVMPKEENLAVKEALLAPSSELLTSFPVPSAGIHPGLVPLILRDFGTDVVVNAGGGIHGHPMGTAAGGQAFRLAIDAAMNGIHLRDAAAAPGGEALQAAIDAWGIKE
- the proC gene encoding pyrroline-5-carboxylate reductase — translated: MPIDTDTKTIDRIQSLQIAFYGAGSMAEAIARGMINQKLTQPGRIAMLNRQNADRLNELNSLYGIQTILQGSSNEAFLKEADIIFLAMKPKDAAEAIAGIKPFISEHQLIISVIAGLSISSIELLLGRKLPIVRTMPNTSCTIGLGATGISYSEAVTKEQQQLAEAIFQSVGITSVVEENYQDAITGVSGSGPAYVYYFMESMIDAAKAMGLSETAAKALVTQTVLGAAEMVRATGEEPAELRRKVTSPNGTTQAALELMSKQGLAETIASGMKRSAERAAEIGADIERSLK